The genome window AAGCGAAGTGATGAATTTCACCATTTCTTTGAAAGCATCACCTTCAAGGCCCAAAGCAAAAGCAACTTTACGCGCCTGGAATGGCTGCAAACCTACTTTTGGATCAATCCACTCTTTCATGATCTTCTCAGGCGTGTGCTCAGCAACTTCTTCAATGTCCATCCCGCCTTCGGTGCTGGCCATGATTACATTGCAGTTGCGTCCACGGTCAAGGAGGATCGAAAGATAGTATTCTTTCGGCTCGCTTGGTCCTGGATAGTACACGTCTTCGGCAATAAGCACTTTGTTAACACGCTTGCCATCAGGGCCAGTCTGGTGTGTAACCAGGACTTTTCCCAGAATATTGTTGGATATGGTGCGTACATCTTCAACAGATTTCGCAAGGGCAACGCCACGTTGTTCTGTTCCAACGATGCGGCCTTTTCCACGTCCACCTGCGTGGATCTGAGATTTAACAACATACCATTTGGTACCAGTCTGCTGGCTAAGCTCACGCGCAACTTCTACTGCCTTGTCCGGAGTGTCGGCTACGAGCCCTTCCTGAATACGCACACCGTATTTTTTAAGAACGCTTTTGCCTTGATATTCGTGAATATTCATGAGTATAAAAGTAAATTGGTATTTTCACGGCAAATTAAGGAATTAATCAAAACGGGCGTAGGTTTCAGTCCAATTATCTTCTCCATAATATGAATTTACTGCGGGCGAGCGGGATCAGGCGCACATATGGTTCCTTACAAGTGTTGAAGGGGATTGATCTGGAAGTGGAGCAAGGCGAAGTGGTGGCTATTGTAGGGCCATCCGGTGCAGGCAAAAGTACTTTTCTGCACATCCTGGGAACATTAGACCGGCCGGAGCAAGGTTCTGTTTTTATCGAAGACGTAAATGTTTTTACACAAAAAGACAAAGACCTCGCACGTTTCCGCAACGAAAAAATAGGCTTCATTTTCCAATTTCATAACCTGCTTGCCGAGTTTACTGCATTAGAAAATGCGTGCATGCCGGGCTATATCAATGGTTCGATGAATGAAAAAGATATTCTGGAAAGAGGAAAAGAATTGCTGGAAATGCTTGGTTTGAAGGATAGGGCCAATCATTTGCCCTCACAACTTTCCGGTGGTGAGCAGCAGCGTGTTGCAGTTGCGAGAGCACTGTTAAACAAACCGTCCATCGTGCTCGCGGATGAACCGAGCGGTAACCTCGATTCGCATAATGCATTGGAACTCCACCAGTTGTTCTTCAAGTTGCGGGACGAGTTCGGACAAACATTTGTAATCGTTACGCATAACGAAGATCTGGCTGCTATGGCGGATAGAAGACTGGTGATGCAGGATGGTTTTATGCAGCCGTAAAAATATTTTTATATAAATGTGTG of Dyadobacter chenhuakuii contains these proteins:
- a CDS encoding ABC transporter ATP-binding protein codes for the protein MNLLRASGIRRTYGSLQVLKGIDLEVEQGEVVAIVGPSGAGKSTFLHILGTLDRPEQGSVFIEDVNVFTQKDKDLARFRNEKIGFIFQFHNLLAEFTALENACMPGYINGSMNEKDILERGKELLEMLGLKDRANHLPSQLSGGEQQRVAVARALLNKPSIVLADEPSGNLDSHNALELHQLFFKLRDEFGQTFVIVTHNEDLAAMADRRLVMQDGFMQP